The following nucleotide sequence is from Microbacterium imperiale.
CGGTCTCGAGGTCAGCACGGGACTGGTCTATCCCGTGCTGAATCGCCTGGAACGGGATGCTCTCGTGGCCACGACCCCCCGGCCATCTCCGAGCGGCCCACCTCGCAAGTACTTCTCGCTGACCGACGCAGGGGTGACGGCACTCGCGGCCGCCCGGTCGCAATGGGAGGAGACGGCCACGGCCGTCGCTACAGCCCTCAATTCCGGAGAGGAATGACCATGTCAGCTTCAACGCCCACGACCCGTTCGACCGGATTGCGCACCTCGATGTACCTGC
It contains:
- a CDS encoding PadR family transcriptional regulator, which translates into the protein MSRIQARQDAQLTRAALPLLSLQLIHQRESYGYELVERLSELGLEVSTGLVYPVLNRLERDALVATTPRPSPSGPPRKYFSLTDAGVTALAAARSQWEETATAVATALNSGEE